GCAAATGGTGTAACGAGTCTATAATCTTTAGGAGATTATGTTATAACGTTGTAGGATACAAGGACGCACGTCGAGATATGTTTTAAGTCTGGAACTCGTGCGAGGCACGTTGGTAGGTTGGTTTTGTAGAGAATAGTGTAGTCGTGGAcgcaaattaaaaattattggtTTTCACAATATTAGCATGACTTGATCATTCCAACAATACGCCAACATCTATTCAATAGAGTTTAAATACTATGGGCTAGGGGTGTCATTCTAGCTAGTTTAATTtaacatcccttatatattaattgaggaacatttgaaaagatgtaacctcaattttgtattaattaaaagatgcctcaatgcataggtggcactcaattaggtagtcaattacattcaattgaaaaataagtaggttcacattcgatttttatatgttgttagatacataagttggtcaaactatatgatataatgatatgatatgatattttctttccttaaataaaacctacggaattaccataaatgactaatatatatatgacaattaatgagtttaataataaagatttgataacaatgtatatctcctccatcattttttgtttaattttatattattaaaataaattaaacaatcaaattagctataaaaataaaatttagattttttcgtatatgttatattttgaatttttaaaaacgacaataaatgactaaaactattaaaattattatgttaaaaattaatgatcaattggtttaacatttttattataagaagatacacatgattttaaaaccatatgagtaaaaaatatcatttaataataaaataaataaatatatatatatatattaaacactatataccataagattacataaatattttaatattaaaactttcaatgaattttcaagaacatttataaattataaatttattaaagatttcagattgaaaattttgttatcgatgatttaaatattttgttataaaacgatatgaacgatcatagaactgtatgattataaattcttatttaataaataactatacaaaatatactattcctagaaaaataggttggttcatcttaacttatattacactttttattaaactaactatcgaattgataaataacgtaccaaaaaatattttgcactttccttaaataaaagctacgaaattacctaatatgattaacgtatatgtgaaaattaattataatgaataataaatatttgataacaatttttgtatcttagttctttttttaattttatattattaaaatatatttaaaaatcacgttaaatatataataaaaatatttataatttttcttatatgttatattatgaatttttcaaaacgtctataaattattagaaatttgaatatccccactctgaaaattttgtgatcaatagattattttttttgtcataataagttacaaatgatcataaaattgtattaatatgaacttttatttaatattataagaagatacacattattttaaaaccatatgagtaaaaaatatcatttaataataaaacatatatatttatatatatatatatatagattatactatataccataagattacataaatattttaatattaaaactttcaatgaattttcaaaaacatttataaattataaacttattaaagatttcacattgaaatttttgttatcgattatttaaatattcagttataaaatgatatgaatgatcatagaactgtatgattataaattctcatttaataaatgactatataaaatatactattcttagaaaaataggttggtccatcttgacttacattatattttttattaaactaactatctaattgataaataatctaccaaaattttttttgcactttccttaattagaagctacgaaattacctaatatgattaacgtatatatgaaaattaattattatgaataataaatatttgataacaatttttgtgtcttagttcttttttttaattttatattattgaaagatattaaaaatcacattaaatatataaaaacatttatattttttcttatatgttatatttgaatttttcaaaatgtctatatattattagaaatttgaatattcccactctgaaaattttgtgatcaatagattatttttttgttataataagttacaaatgatcataaaacataacgcatatgaatttttatttaataaatattcaaactaaataatatatatatataaacactaatgatttaaagcaacaagattggctgatcaatttagtcgtccagttgaaatctttcaaaagtatgtgaaagactaaagtcaaagtaaatattgatttagaatagtagttatattttactaaccaaataccgaaaaaaaccgaaccgaaccgaaactaacccgatatccgggttgaacacccgtaatccaaatgaagccaaactattgtttcattctccaaaatataataaaaataataacttaatcccgcgcaaggcgcggatcttatcctagtACAATAATATTCTTAatagttttgagttttgacatacagtaataatagtttttttttttgatcaaacagtAATAATAGTTTATCAATAAATATTGCACATAGAATAATATTCTTAatagttttgagttttgacaTACAGTAATTATAGTTTATCAATAAATATTGCTCCAAACTCATAAATCAATGCTGTTTCATTTATAAAGTAAATTGAAAAATTGAAGCAGAAAGGATTTGAATTCTCACAGCTCCTTCCGAACAGATGTAATGTTATATTTccccaaatatttaaaattttggatatattaTGAGGTGTCAAACCCAAATATTTGTTGCTTAGATTCAGTGTAGATCCAGCGTACCTGTCCGCAAAAACTCCCACGTAAAATTTCATTTGAACACAAAAAGAATGCAAGATCAAACGTTTATATATCATCTTAACAAGGAATATATATAAGGTcttgttttaaaacttgaacCAAACAACAGCACCTCACCTAGTTAACGTTCTGACAACTACATTAACCAATTGGAGCTATATCTCTGAATTAGTTTACCCTCGCATGCTTCCGTTTGACCTACTTTAACCGCATCAGCATGTCTGCAACATTATACCAGTTATCATCCCCTAACTCAAGCCTACACTCAACTCAACAATACTAAACAAGAAACCACAATAATTGTAGAGACAGACCATTGATCTTTGTCTGACTGCatcaatcattttctttttggttaaTTGCCACTacctatacaaaaatatttattctaactttttttttgtaacagaatATTTATTCTAACTTCTTGTTTGTTTTGGTGTAAATGTTATTATTTGGTTCAATGGGGTTTTAGAACTATAGTTTATTACCTATAGATCTAACTACCTATACAGTATCTCTCTTAAATTCTATTATAATggtattcatatttttaaaattattttgtaggtTTTACTGCTTAATTTAATAAGTTCAAAACGAAGGTGATGtagttataatttataaatgtccCGTTGTCAGCCAAACAAAGGGGAAACgtattatttatttagataCGTAAAGATATGTGTTGGAGTAAAGCTGGCTATAAGATTTTTCCGCATGTGTACTACGAATTTCCAACGGTGCGATTTCACAGTTATTGTAATATATTCTGTTTTGACGCCAATCAAATGTGaaatattataaactaataCAATGATTAAACATATACAAATACTACTGGCCGTCAATTCGCTGATTAATTTTAGTATTGTTACAGTAATTTGTTTGACTATACTTCTATTAGTCATAAAAAGACGACGGAAGTGGTTAATTAAAGAGCAATTAAGCTCAACCGACAAAAATAGCGTTAAGATGAACTAATTGAGTGTGAACCACTAGAAGAACAACTAACCAATCAATCATACAGTTTATAAGAAAAGAGGCATAGAAAGTAACACTTATTTATTTCTGAATATCCAGtaattaaaaagttaattaacaataaacttttaaatacaaattttcaagaaaaagagTTATACAGATTcaagaaagtaaaagataatCAATCATTTGATCCAACATCTGGTTTTCATGATCAATTATATCTACAACCTTCAAAGAGCTATGGTAGATCTACCGATCTGCCACATTGTTCCGACTTCTTCGTATTTTCCGGCGAACTCCGACGATTTTACCGTTATGCTAAACAGAGGAACATGGCTAAAAGAGCAAACATAATAGAACTAGAACCCATAAACCGATCTGAACCAGAACCTGGTGGTGGCGTATGATAGTAAAACGGGAAATAAGGGACGATGGGATTCGGCGGAGGCGGCGTGGGATAGTTTCCTGAATACGGCGGAGGATAGTAGTAACCTTGACCGCCGTCACCGTAAGGAGGAGGGTATTTTCCGTCACCGTAAGGAGGAGGGTATTTTCCGCCACCGGACTGAGAAGGAGGAGGGTAATAGTAAGAGCCACCACCACCGGAGCTGGGAGGAGAAGGAGGCGGAGGACATGCGGTAGTAGTGGATGGTGACGGTGGTGGACGAGAaggaggcggaggaggaggatatGATGGGACGGGATTACAAGGATTGTCGCAGGAAGAACACATTGTACAGGAAACAACCTCGTCCGTTGATGTCACTGTCAAAGTCAGTGACAGTAGCAGAATAACAACAAGTGTAGAGAAACCGTATACTTGGTTTGCTTCCATTGTCAGAAATCTACAGAGTTAAGAAGATGAGAGAGCGTGAGAAAGAACGAAGAAGCACTTTCAGAGGAGGAGTGTTCTTCTTTTTatcaagaaattttttaaatatgtatttttttttattcagcaGAAAAAGGTGgctcaaataaataataaaataaatagtgaaaatagggctgttcaatatggtaaaaccgaactgtatcgaaccgaaccgaaccgaaatagacaatatggtttggttttggtatataccatataaaccgaatagatataattttataaaaaccgtaggatttgaatatggtttggtatataaccgattaaaccgaataaaccgaacaaaaccgattaacagtagaaacatgtaaatatgtatctattttataacaatacatgaaaatctatttgttacataagttaaatttgtgttaataactattactataattttatagtaataaagaacattaatttgtaaaacacttgaactataattaaataacaatacatcgcaattcagacatcttattttctaagtcttcttttgatcttttttctttattttagtcttcactaaattaatacgaagattataaatttcatggacaataattaatgaaaaattttcacaacttttttcttatctgtaaacaaacagagtttcgtgttcaattgaaaaagcataattttaatgaacactaaatatagAAGAGTggtaaaacttttctttcatgtgtctgttttgtttcatatttttattttcaaaatttcaagatttgattttagttatagatttgattattttatttgatggtagaagcatttttacttttttattcatttatttgaacatgtaatatatttttaataaatgactgtgttgacaatatgaatctaaaattcatataatatgatctcaaactaaataattatttttttggtataaaaccgaataaaccgaaaaccgacggtatataaaccgaaccgaaccgaagtaaatatggatttagaatggtagttatattttactaaccgaaatatcgaaaaccgaaaaaaaccgaaccgatatccggattgaacaccctgaaaactgaaaagaaaaaaaaaagatgacgcCGACACGTTAATTTTTTAACTGAAGGTCTTGTAATAAAAGCACCGAAAATACGCAGATGTGGGGGCAAATgcgtcattttaattttaaagattATGGAAACGACAGTAATATCCCTGGTCCCGGTTTAACTGCGAGCCATCTCATAGCGGCCACGTCGACGAGCAACGGAGCAGCAAGTAGGTTTGGGGGAAGTAAAAGAGAATCTTTCAACGATAAAAGACAAGGTGGTAGTCGTTATAGTGGGGCTTGAGTCTTTTGCAAGCCTCCACACGTCAATGTATTTGCATTTCTTTGTTGCTTTGTGACATGGCAACTTTCCAAGTGTAGACGTGAAGATGACGGAAGTCCTGACTAAGTAATAAGTAGGGATCGAAGTTGGATAAAGATCCTACTATTGTCAAGTCCTAATATTGGTGATCGGCCCAATTTACAGAATTGTACCAACAAGATTCAAGACTGTCTAGATTCTCTGgttgaaaagttttttttttgacacatTATTTTGGGCTAGGCCCTCTGAAGTGTACATTTGTATGTATACATAATTCAACAATGAACCCATTTATACCGTCTTATTGGATTTCAagtctgaaagttttcttttcgCATGATCATTATCTAAGGTAAAACAAAAGTTTGATGCACATCCCctgtatattaattgagaagcatttgaaaaattagaactttaattttgtattaattaaaaaaatcccaaatcctaggtggcattctaaatgccttctaaatttcatttcaaagaattctagagcatctaatataaagtatagtttaatctaatggtgtcacattatttcataattatataacactagagaacattatattaacctaaaatataggaagtgtgtattctttccttaaataaaagctacggaattacctaatatgatttacatatatatgacaattaatgattatgaataataaagatttgataacaatttttgcatcattcttcatttttgtttaaatttatattattaaaaaaaattaaacaatcacattaaccatataataaaaaattagattttttcttatatgttatattttaaattttttaaaatgactttaaattacaaaaatgaggaaaccttatatgttatatatatattttaaatgactttaaaatacaaaaatgagaacaccttatatgttatatttttcttatatgttagaatttcttatatgttatattttaatttttctttaaattacaaaaatgtaagttttccttaagtatacgactaaaaacattaaaatgacatgtatcaattcgatagttgatttgaaagctttcaaaaccatatggaagataaaagtcaaaataatttaactgtggaaacaatattgttcatttttttcaagaatgtgttcgatgaaaaaaataaaatttttatgtcataatttgtttaatgtcccactagagaacattatattaacctaaaatataagaagtgtgtattctttccttaaataaaagctacagaattacctaatatgatttacatatatatgaaaattaatgattatgaataataaagatttgataacaatttttgcatccatcttcatttttgtttaattttatattattaaaaaaaataaacaatcacattaaccatataattaaaaaattagattttttcttatatgttatattttgaattttttcaaatgactttaaattacaaaaatgaggaaaccttatatgttatatttttttttaaaacgactttaaaatagaaaaatgaggacaccttatatgttatatttttcttatatgttagattttttcttatatgttatattttgaattttttaaaacgactttaaattacaaaaatgtaagttttccttaagtatacgactaaaaacattaaaatgacatgtatcagttcgattGTTGATTTGAGAGCTTTCAAAAtcatatcccctatatattaattgagaagaatttgaaaaattagaaccttaattttgtattaattaaaaaaactccaaatcctaggtggcattctaaatgccttctaaatttcatttcaaagaattcttgagcatctaatataaagtatagtttaatctaatggtgtcacattatttcataattatataacactagagaaaattatattaacctaaaatataggaagtgtgtattctttccttaaataaaagctacggaattacctaatatgatttacatatatatgacaattaatgattatcaataataaagatttgataacaatttttgcatcattcttcatttttgtttaaatttatattattaaaaaaaattaaacaatcacattaaccatataataaaaaattagattttttcttatatgttatattttaaattttttaaaatgactttaaattacaaaaatgaggaaaccttatatgttatatatattttttaaatgactttaaaatacaaaaatgaggacaccttatatgttatatttttcttatatgttagaatttcttatatgttatattttaatttttttttaaattacaaaaatgtaagttttccttaagtatacgactaaaaacattaaaatgacatgtatcaattcgatagttgatttgaaagctttcaaaaccatatggaagataaaagtcaaaataatttaactgtgtaaacaatattgttcatttttttcaagaatgtgttcgatgaaaaaaataaggtttttatgtcataatttgtttaatgtcccactagagaacattatatcaacctaaaatataagaagtgtgtattctttccttaaataaaagctacagaattatctaatatgatttacatatatatgaaaattaatgattatgaataataaagatttgataacaatttttgcattcatcttcatttttgtttaattttatattattaaaaaaaataaacaatcacattaaccatataattaaaaaattagattttttcttatatgttatattttgaattttttaaaatgactttaaattacaaaaatgaggaaaccttatatgttatatttttttttttaaaaacgactttaaaatagaaaaatgtggacaccttatatgttatatttttcttatatgttagattttttcttatatgttatattttgaattttttaaaacgactttaaattacaaaaatgtaagttttccttaagtatacgactaaaaacattgaAATAACATGTATCAGTTTG
This genomic stretch from Brassica napus cultivar Da-Ae chromosome C9, Da-Ae, whole genome shotgun sequence harbors:
- the LOC111206255 gene encoding splicing factor 3B subunit 4, whose product is MEANQVYGFSTLVVILLLSLTLTVTSTDEVVSCTMCSSCDNPCNPVPSYPPPPPPSRPPPSPSTTTACPPPPSPPSSGGGGSYYYPPPSQSGGGKYPPPYGDGKYPPPYGDGGQGYYYPPPYSGNYPTPPPPNPIVPYFPFYYHTPPPGSGSDRFMGSSSIMFALLAMFLCLA